One Mycolicibacterium fortuitum subsp. fortuitum genomic window carries:
- the tsf gene encoding translation elongation factor Ts, translating into MANYTAADVKRLRELTGSGMMDCKNALAESDGDFDKAVELLRIKGAKDVGKRAERATAEGLVAAKDGALIELNSETDFVAKNGEFQELANQVVAAAAAAKVSDADALKAAKVGDTTVEQAIADLSAKIGEKLELRRAAYFDGTVETYLHKRAADLPPAVGVLVEYTAGDADKGKEAAHAVALQIAALKAKYLTREDVPADIVANERRIAEETAKEEGKPEQALPKIIEGRVTGFYKDVVLLDQPSVSDNKKTVKALLDEAGVTVTRFVRFEVGQA; encoded by the coding sequence ATGGCTAACTACACCGCCGCCGACGTCAAGCGCCTTCGGGAGCTGACCGGCTCCGGCATGATGGATTGCAAGAACGCGCTGGCCGAATCGGACGGCGATTTCGACAAGGCCGTCGAGTTGCTCCGGATCAAGGGCGCCAAGGACGTCGGCAAGCGCGCTGAGCGTGCCACCGCCGAAGGTCTGGTCGCGGCCAAGGACGGCGCGCTGATCGAGCTGAACTCCGAGACCGACTTCGTCGCCAAGAACGGCGAATTCCAGGAGCTCGCGAACCAGGTCGTGGCGGCTGCCGCTGCGGCGAAGGTCAGCGACGCCGATGCCCTCAAGGCCGCCAAGGTCGGGGATACCACGGTTGAGCAGGCCATCGCCGACCTGTCGGCCAAGATCGGCGAGAAGCTGGAACTGCGTCGCGCCGCCTACTTCGACGGCACGGTCGAGACCTACCTGCACAAGCGGGCCGCGGATCTGCCGCCAGCCGTCGGCGTGTTGGTCGAGTACACCGCCGGCGACGCCGACAAGGGCAAGGAGGCCGCTCACGCGGTCGCTCTGCAGATCGCCGCGCTGAAGGCCAAGTACCTCACCCGTGAGGACGTGCCGGCCGACATCGTCGCCAACGAGCGGCGCATCGCCGAGGAGACCGCGAAGGAAGAGGGCAAGCCCGAGCAGGCGCTGCCCAAGATCATCGAAGGTCGTGTCACCGGTTTCTACAAGGACGTCGTGCTGCTGGATCAGCCGTCGGTGTCCGACAACAAGAAGACCGTCAAGGCACTGCTCGACGAGGCCGGCGTCACCGTGACCCGCTTCGTGCGGTTCGAGGTCGGTCAGGCCTAG
- a CDS encoding tyrosine recombinase XerC — MPVVQDVLAEFDEYLALQCGRSAHTRRAYRGDLTALFDFTGGGLETLTLPRLRSWLAAQAAAGTARTTLARRTSSVKTFSTWATRRGLLPNDPAARLQVPKAHRTLPAVLRRDQAVDAMEAMNSAVQEGDPLALRDRLIVELLYATGIRVSELCGLDIDDIDTPRRVLRVLGKGNKQRTVPFGEPALVALTSWLTDGRPELVSADSGPALLLGARGKRLDPRQARTVVHQTVSAVDGAPAIGPHGLRHSAATHLLEGGADLRVVQELLGHSSLATTQLYTHVTVERLRAVHDQAHPRA; from the coding sequence GTGCCCGTAGTTCAGGACGTGCTCGCCGAGTTCGACGAATACCTGGCGCTGCAGTGCGGCAGGTCTGCACACACCCGCCGCGCCTACCGGGGTGACCTGACTGCGCTGTTCGATTTCACCGGCGGCGGACTGGAGACTCTGACCCTGCCGAGGTTGCGCTCGTGGTTGGCCGCCCAGGCTGCAGCCGGAACGGCGCGGACCACGTTGGCGCGCCGAACGTCCTCGGTCAAGACCTTCTCCACCTGGGCGACACGGCGGGGACTGTTGCCGAATGACCCCGCCGCGCGGCTGCAGGTGCCCAAGGCTCACCGCACGCTGCCTGCGGTGCTGCGCCGCGACCAGGCAGTGGACGCCATGGAAGCGATGAATTCAGCTGTGCAGGAAGGTGACCCGCTCGCGCTGCGGGACAGGTTGATCGTCGAGCTGCTGTATGCCACCGGTATTCGGGTCAGCGAACTGTGCGGTCTGGACATCGATGACATCGACACTCCGCGCCGGGTGCTGCGGGTGTTGGGTAAGGGCAACAAGCAGCGCACGGTCCCGTTCGGGGAACCGGCACTGGTCGCGTTGACCTCCTGGCTCACCGACGGGCGGCCCGAGCTGGTCAGTGCCGATTCCGGCCCCGCGCTCCTGCTCGGGGCGCGCGGCAAGCGCCTCGACCCCCGTCAGGCCCGAACCGTGGTGCACCAGACCGTCTCTGCCGTCGACGGTGCCCCCGCCATCGGTCCCCACGGACTACGCCACAGCGCGGCCACCCACCTGCTGGAAGGCGGTGCCGACCTGCGCGTCGTACAGGAGTTGTTGGGACACAGTTCGTTGGCCACCACCCAGCTCTACACACACGTCACAGTGGAACGGTTGCGCGCGGTGCACGACCAGGCGCACCCACGAGCCTGA
- a CDS encoding TIGR03621 family F420-dependent LLM class oxidoreductase, with the protein MTVASHFHRTRPMRFGLHTALPRGADFAEFARTVERSGFDVMTIPDHLAPTVAPFSGAATACAVTSRLRTGTLVLNNDLRHPVDTARETVSVAALSGGRFELGLGAGHMKAEYDAAGLKFDNGATRVDRLIESVDVIRPLLAGEPVDVDGAHYCVRADAGSLVAPAGVDVPLLIGGNGTRVLQLAGRVADIAGLAGFSHNHDATEVRLTHFDAKGLLDRITVVHDAAGDRFDAIELNGLLQFVVHTDDPASAAAEVAGPLGASAELLLESPFALFGSYEQMAESLAERQRRFGISYWTAIDAWTGRESALPHLAEVIKLLR; encoded by the coding sequence ATGACCGTCGCGTCGCATTTCCACCGCACCCGGCCGATGCGATTCGGTCTGCACACCGCACTCCCCCGCGGTGCCGATTTCGCCGAGTTCGCGCGCACCGTCGAACGATCCGGGTTCGACGTCATGACGATTCCCGACCACCTGGCACCGACAGTGGCACCGTTCAGCGGGGCGGCCACCGCCTGTGCCGTCACCTCACGCCTGCGCACCGGCACACTCGTGCTCAACAACGATCTGCGTCATCCGGTCGACACCGCACGGGAAACCGTAAGCGTGGCAGCGCTGTCGGGTGGACGGTTCGAGTTGGGCCTGGGTGCGGGCCATATGAAGGCCGAATATGACGCGGCCGGACTGAAATTCGACAACGGCGCCACCAGGGTGGACCGGTTGATCGAATCCGTCGACGTGATCCGCCCACTCCTGGCCGGTGAGCCCGTGGACGTGGACGGTGCGCACTACTGCGTGCGGGCGGACGCGGGCTCGCTGGTCGCACCGGCAGGAGTCGACGTGCCGCTGCTCATCGGTGGCAACGGCACGCGCGTGCTGCAGCTCGCCGGCCGGGTCGCCGATATCGCCGGGCTGGCGGGTTTCAGTCACAACCATGACGCCACGGAGGTCCGGCTGACTCACTTCGACGCGAAGGGCCTGCTGGACCGGATCACTGTTGTGCATGATGCCGCCGGCGACCGGTTCGACGCCATCGAGCTCAACGGGTTGCTGCAGTTCGTGGTCCACACCGACGACCCCGCTAGCGCGGCAGCGGAGGTGGCCGGGCCGTTGGGCGCCTCGGCGGAACTGCTGTTGGAATCGCCGTTTGCATTGTTCGGCAGCTACGAGCAGATGGCCGAGTCTCTGGCCGAGCGGCAGCGTCGGTTCGGGATCAGCTACTGGACGGCGATCGACGCATGGACGGGCCGCGAGTCGGCGCTTCCGCACCTGGCCGAAGTCATCAAGCTGCTGCGCTAA
- the rpsB gene encoding 30S ribosomal protein S2, with translation MAVVTMKQLLDSGAHFGHQTRRWNPKMKRFIFTDRNGIYIIDLQQTLTYIDKAYEFVKETVAHGGTILFVGTKKQAQESIAEEATRVGMPYVNQRWLGGMLTNFSTVHKRLQRLKELEAMEQTGGFEGRTKKEILMLTREKNKLERSLGGIRDMQKVPSAIWVVDTNKEHLAVNEAIKLGIPVIAILDTNCDPDQVNYPIPGNDDAIRSAALLTKVVASAVAEGLQARAGQGAGEKQDTEGAAEPLAEWEQELLAGATAGTAEGEAAAAPETSTDAS, from the coding sequence ATGGCTGTTGTGACCATGAAGCAGCTGCTTGACAGCGGCGCTCACTTCGGGCATCAGACCCGTCGCTGGAACCCCAAGATGAAGCGGTTCATCTTCACCGACCGCAATGGCATCTACATCATCGATCTGCAGCAGACGCTGACCTACATCGACAAGGCTTACGAGTTCGTCAAGGAGACGGTTGCCCACGGTGGCACCATCCTGTTCGTCGGCACCAAGAAGCAGGCGCAGGAGTCCATCGCCGAAGAGGCCACCCGCGTCGGCATGCCTTACGTGAACCAGCGCTGGCTGGGCGGCATGCTCACCAACTTCTCCACCGTGCACAAGCGCCTGCAGCGCCTCAAGGAGCTCGAGGCCATGGAGCAGACCGGTGGCTTCGAGGGTCGCACCAAGAAGGAAATCCTCATGCTCACGCGTGAGAAGAACAAGCTTGAGCGCAGCCTCGGCGGTATCCGGGACATGCAGAAGGTGCCTTCGGCCATCTGGGTCGTCGACACCAACAAGGAGCACCTGGCGGTCAACGAGGCCATCAAGCTGGGTATCCCGGTCATCGCGATCCTGGACACCAACTGCGATCCCGACCAGGTCAACTACCCGATCCCGGGCAACGACGACGCCATCCGTTCGGCCGCCCTGCTGACCAAGGTCGTCGCCTCCGCGGTTGCCGAGGGCCTGCAGGCTCGCGCCGGTCAGGGTGCCGGTGAGAAGCAGGACACCGAGGGTGCTGCTGAGCCGCTCGCCGAGTGGGAGCAGGAGCTGCTCGCCGGTGCGACCGCTGGTACCGCCGAAGGCGAGGCCGCTGCTGCACCCGAAACATCCACTGACGCTTCGTAA
- a CDS encoding M23 family metallopeptidase produces the protein MTAAALLLSVACLWPVAAHADDSRLRWPVSPRPPVTRGFDAPSPNWNRGHRGVDLASAPDQPVYAAGPGTVVFAGVLAGRPVVSLAHPGGLRTSYEPVQATVRPGQTVTAGQLLGTLLAGHPGCAATACLHWGAMWGAAARADYVNPLGLLAETPIRLKPVGG, from the coding sequence ATGACCGCGGCGGCGCTGCTGCTGAGTGTGGCGTGCTTGTGGCCGGTGGCGGCCCACGCCGATGACTCCCGATTGCGGTGGCCGGTGTCCCCGCGGCCGCCGGTGACCAGGGGTTTCGACGCCCCCTCCCCCAACTGGAACCGCGGCCATCGCGGCGTCGACCTCGCGTCCGCGCCGGATCAACCGGTCTATGCCGCCGGCCCGGGAACTGTGGTGTTCGCCGGTGTGCTGGCCGGGCGGCCGGTGGTCTCGCTCGCCCATCCGGGTGGGCTGCGCACCAGCTACGAGCCGGTACAGGCCACGGTCCGGCCCGGACAGACCGTCACCGCCGGCCAGCTGCTCGGCACGCTGCTGGCCGGTCACCCCGGTTGTGCGGCGACCGCCTGCCTGCACTGGGGCGCGATGTGGGGCGCCGCTGCCAGGGCGGACTACGTCAACCCGTTGGGGCTGCTCGCCGAGACCCCGATCCGGCTCAAGCCGGTGGGTGGGTAA
- a CDS encoding acyl-CoA dehydrogenase, whose amino-acid sequence MTARSDVLFDPNRTDFDQFDSRTREIFRATIDFFESHGKRWLKQQDRDRVWYSDFLDLVKREGIFATFLTPASEAAGDPDKRWDTARNAMYSQILGFYGMQYWYVWQVTILGLGPIWQSENTVARKKAAALLDSGEIFAFGLSEQDHGADVYSTDMVLTPNADGSYSANGGKYYIGNGNLAGMVSVFGRRSDKPIIDSSDLDRRRPAQDFEGYLFFAADSQHSNYHLRKNVVDGQMYVAAFDLENYPVSADDILHEGKAAFNAAINTVNIGKFNLGFGAIGACEHAMYEAVTHAENRVLFGQRVTEFPQIRRMLADGYARLIGMKLYSERAIDYMRSASADDRRYLLFNAIEKMNVTREGEKIVTLLADTIAARAFESDMYFTMALLGLTGLPRLEGTVHVNMALSLKFMQNYMFGASDAALAALNVLPVGRAPAPLVSALAGGLRAAGGVIAGSPVAQRIPPLKALLAEVPQIPTRRDATNDDFLFRQGSSSGLAKIRFGDWQSVLRRFSSTPNVAVFLAQAQALQTLLAVATPNADQQRNVDFLFAIGEMFTLIPYAQLILEQAETEAIDADFIDQLFEVLVTDMSTHATKLHCHPDATAVQQQRALDIVKQPVADGARRDRVVAGVRGLAGRYEMNP is encoded by the coding sequence GTGACCGCACGATCTGATGTCCTGTTCGACCCGAACCGGACCGACTTCGACCAGTTCGACAGCAGAACCAGGGAGATCTTCCGGGCCACCATCGACTTCTTCGAGTCCCACGGCAAGCGGTGGCTCAAGCAGCAGGACCGGGACCGGGTCTGGTACAGCGATTTTCTCGACCTGGTCAAGCGGGAGGGCATCTTCGCGACGTTCCTGACTCCGGCGTCGGAGGCCGCCGGCGATCCCGACAAGCGCTGGGACACCGCGCGCAATGCCATGTACAGCCAGATCCTCGGGTTCTACGGCATGCAGTACTGGTACGTCTGGCAGGTCACCATCCTCGGCCTCGGTCCGATCTGGCAGTCGGAGAACACGGTGGCGCGCAAGAAGGCTGCCGCCCTGTTGGATTCAGGGGAGATCTTCGCCTTCGGGCTGTCCGAGCAGGACCACGGCGCCGATGTCTACTCGACCGACATGGTGCTGACACCGAACGCGGATGGGTCGTACTCGGCGAACGGCGGCAAGTACTACATCGGCAACGGCAACCTGGCCGGCATGGTCTCGGTGTTCGGCCGTCGCTCCGACAAACCGATCATCGACAGTTCTGATCTCGACCGGCGCCGTCCCGCGCAGGACTTCGAGGGGTACCTCTTTTTCGCCGCCGACAGCCAGCATTCGAACTACCACCTGCGCAAGAACGTCGTCGACGGCCAGATGTACGTCGCGGCGTTCGACCTGGAGAACTATCCGGTCAGTGCCGACGACATCCTGCACGAGGGCAAGGCGGCCTTCAACGCCGCGATCAACACCGTCAACATCGGCAAGTTCAACCTCGGATTCGGGGCGATCGGGGCTTGCGAGCACGCTATGTACGAGGCCGTCACCCACGCCGAGAACCGCGTGCTGTTCGGCCAGCGGGTCACTGAGTTCCCGCAGATCCGCCGCATGCTCGCCGACGGCTACGCCCGCTTGATCGGGATGAAGCTCTACAGCGAGCGGGCCATCGACTACATGCGCAGCGCAAGCGCGGACGACCGGCGCTACCTGTTGTTCAACGCGATCGAGAAGATGAACGTCACCCGCGAGGGCGAGAAGATCGTGACATTGCTCGCCGATACCATCGCCGCCCGCGCTTTCGAATCCGACATGTACTTCACCATGGCATTGCTCGGCCTCACTGGATTGCCACGCCTCGAGGGCACGGTGCACGTCAACATGGCGCTGTCACTGAAGTTCATGCAGAACTACATGTTCGGCGCGTCCGATGCCGCGCTCGCCGCGCTGAACGTGCTGCCGGTCGGCCGGGCCCCGGCGCCGCTGGTGAGCGCACTCGCCGGCGGTTTGCGTGCTGCCGGCGGAGTCATCGCTGGTTCACCTGTGGCGCAGCGCATTCCACCACTCAAGGCGTTGCTGGCTGAGGTCCCGCAGATTCCGACGCGCAGGGATGCGACCAACGACGACTTCTTGTTCCGCCAAGGGTCGAGCAGTGGGTTGGCGAAGATCAGGTTCGGAGACTGGCAGTCGGTGCTGCGCAGGTTCTCGTCGACGCCGAACGTCGCTGTATTCCTGGCCCAGGCGCAGGCGTTGCAGACGCTGCTGGCGGTGGCGACACCCAACGCCGACCAACAACGCAACGTCGACTTCTTGTTCGCGATCGGTGAGATGTTCACCCTGATCCCGTATGCCCAGCTGATTCTGGAGCAGGCGGAGACCGAGGCGATCGACGCCGATTTCATCGACCAGCTGTTCGAGGTGCTCGTCACCGACATGTCCACGCACGCGACCAAGCTGCATTGCCATCCGGATGCTACTGCGGTGCAACAGCAGCGCGCCCTCGACATCGTCAAGCAGCCAGTTGCGGACGGCGCCCGCCGCGATCGTGTGGTGGCAGGTGTGCGCGGATTGGCCGGCCGCTACGAGATGAACCCGTGA
- a CDS encoding glutathionylspermidine synthase family protein, which translates to MRRQRSSPRPGWEQIVADQGMCYGTPARDATGADRPYWDESVHYVFDMDEVLSIEASVEVLHSMCLEAVEHVVLTGRYRDFGLPEWSWEHIEKSWRRSDPHLYGRFDLRYDGRRPPVLLEYNADTPTTLLEAAILQWHWKTDVFPADDQWNSLHEKLVARWTEIRDRLPGAETYFTWSGAEHTGEDHVTVAYLQECAAEAGLHTVGLAIEDIGFDRDLDRFVDLEEAPMSSIFKLYPWEWMLDDDFGRRAVEQMPATMWVEPLWKTLLSNKAILAVLWEMYPGHPNLLPAYVDDPHELTDYVRKPKLGREGANITIVGAGYETETGGVYGEEGYVYQLLDPLPQFDDMRPALGAWIVGDESAGLGIRETSGLVTDNGAAFVPHRIPL; encoded by the coding sequence ATGCGCCGCCAACGAAGTTCCCCGCGACCAGGCTGGGAACAGATCGTCGCTGACCAGGGGATGTGTTACGGGACTCCGGCGCGCGACGCGACCGGAGCTGACCGTCCGTACTGGGACGAATCGGTGCACTACGTGTTCGACATGGACGAGGTGCTCTCGATCGAGGCCTCGGTGGAAGTTCTGCACTCGATGTGTCTGGAAGCGGTCGAACACGTCGTGTTGACCGGGCGTTACCGCGATTTCGGGCTTCCCGAATGGAGTTGGGAGCACATCGAGAAGTCGTGGCGGCGCAGCGATCCGCATCTGTACGGCCGGTTCGACCTTCGCTACGACGGCCGCAGGCCGCCGGTACTGCTGGAATACAACGCCGATACGCCCACCACCCTGCTGGAGGCGGCGATCCTGCAGTGGCACTGGAAGACCGACGTTTTCCCGGCCGACGATCAGTGGAACTCGTTGCACGAGAAGCTGGTTGCCCGCTGGACCGAAATCCGTGACCGCCTCCCCGGTGCTGAGACCTACTTCACCTGGTCGGGTGCCGAGCACACCGGTGAGGACCACGTCACGGTGGCCTACCTGCAGGAGTGCGCGGCGGAGGCCGGTCTGCACACCGTGGGCCTGGCGATCGAGGACATCGGGTTCGACCGGGATCTCGACCGGTTCGTCGACCTGGAGGAAGCTCCGATGTCGTCGATCTTCAAGCTCTACCCGTGGGAGTGGATGCTCGACGACGACTTCGGCCGCCGGGCCGTCGAGCAGATGCCCGCCACGATGTGGGTGGAACCGCTGTGGAAGACGCTGCTGAGCAACAAGGCGATCCTGGCTGTGCTGTGGGAGATGTACCCCGGACATCCGAATCTGTTGCCGGCGTATGTCGATGACCCGCACGAGCTCACCGACTATGTGCGCAAACCCAAGCTGGGACGCGAGGGTGCCAACATCACCATCGTGGGTGCCGGGTACGAGACCGAGACGGGTGGCGTATACGGCGAAGAGGGTTATGTGTACCAGTTGCTCGACCCGCTACCGCAATTCGACGACATGCGTCCCGCGTTGGGCGCGTGGATCGTCGGCGATGAATCCGCCGGCCTCGGGATCCGCGAGACCTCTGGTCTCGTCACCGACAACGGCGCTGCCTTTGTGCCACACCGCATCCCGCTGTGA
- a CDS encoding LLM class F420-dependent oxidoreductase, with product MRVGVVFPQTELGGDPGAVRTYGQRAEELGFTHILAYDHVVGADPAVHRDWAGPYDLYTTFHEPMVMFGYLAAVTSLELVTGVIILPQRQAVLVAKQAAEVDLLSGGRFRLGVGLGWNAVEYEALGEDFGNRGKRSEEQVELMRRLWTESSVTFEGRHHTVTGAGLAPLPVQRPIPVWFGAASARALERAGRLGDGWFPMVGPGLELDDARARVERAAVAAGRDPATIGMEGRVNWTGDPEKAAADIAAWAEAGATHVTVNTMGAGLRTVDEHLAVLQSVARTQ from the coding sequence ATGCGTGTAGGGGTGGTATTTCCGCAGACGGAACTGGGCGGGGACCCGGGAGCCGTGCGAACCTACGGCCAGCGTGCCGAAGAGTTGGGCTTCACCCACATCCTCGCCTACGACCATGTGGTCGGTGCTGATCCTGCGGTCCATCGGGACTGGGCAGGCCCCTATGACCTCTACACCACATTTCACGAGCCGATGGTGATGTTCGGCTACTTGGCCGCCGTCACCTCGTTGGAGCTGGTCACCGGCGTGATCATCCTGCCGCAGCGCCAGGCGGTGCTGGTGGCCAAGCAGGCCGCCGAGGTGGATCTGCTCAGCGGTGGACGGTTCCGCCTTGGTGTCGGGCTGGGCTGGAACGCGGTCGAATACGAGGCGCTCGGCGAGGATTTCGGCAACCGCGGTAAGCGCTCGGAGGAACAGGTCGAGCTGATGCGCCGGCTCTGGACCGAATCGTCGGTGACCTTCGAGGGGCGCCACCACACGGTGACCGGTGCAGGTCTGGCTCCACTGCCTGTACAGCGCCCGATTCCGGTCTGGTTCGGAGCGGCCTCTGCGCGGGCCCTGGAGCGGGCCGGACGGCTCGGTGACGGCTGGTTCCCGATGGTCGGGCCCGGACTGGAACTCGACGATGCGCGGGCCAGGGTCGAGCGTGCGGCCGTCGCCGCCGGGAGAGACCCTGCCACGATCGGAATGGAAGGCCGGGTGAACTGGACGGGTGATCCCGAGAAGGCGGCGGCCGACATCGCCGCATGGGCCGAGGCCGGAGCCACGCACGTCACGGTGAACACCATGGGTGCCGGCCTGCGGACGGTAGATGAGCATCTGGCCGTGTTGCAGAGCGTGGCGCGGACGCAGTGA
- a CDS encoding amidase: MSRVSAFGDDALGEHDAVGLVQELRAGRVSAADLIEAAVARVEAVNPTLNGLAFEAFDRAHTRGAAPSPYGGFFDGVPTFVKDNVAVEGMPTMSGTDAWEPRPEPANGDFARAYLATGLVPLGKTRLSEFGFSASCEHPRLGPVRNPWNPLHTAGASSSGSGAFVAAGAVPIAHANDGGGSIRIPAACNGLVGLKPTRGRLPQDKNMRMMPLRIVSDGVLTRSVRDTAALYREMEKVYRNPKLPPIGDVSRPGKQRLRIAVCTQSVVHDAGPEMAELTHKTAALLEELGHRITVIGNPVQARFKDDFLLYWSFLAYALVRGGKRSFGSSFDRDKLDNLTLGLERHASRNLHRLPAAIARLARSRRITERLSNSYDAVLMPTLAEPTLEIGRLDPTADYEQIIDRLLGWVAFTPLQNATGDPAISLPLAQTQTGLPVGMMLSATRGREALLLELAYELEEARPWPRIQDPVPAAPRKRARKAVR, translated from the coding sequence ATGAGTCGAGTCTCCGCCTTCGGCGACGATGCCCTCGGTGAACACGATGCCGTCGGTCTGGTGCAGGAACTGCGCGCCGGCCGGGTATCGGCAGCCGACCTGATCGAGGCCGCGGTGGCACGGGTCGAGGCCGTCAATCCCACGCTCAACGGCCTGGCGTTCGAGGCATTCGACCGGGCCCACACCCGCGGTGCCGCACCAAGCCCATACGGCGGGTTCTTCGACGGCGTGCCGACCTTCGTCAAGGACAACGTCGCCGTCGAGGGCATGCCGACCATGAGCGGTACCGACGCGTGGGAACCCCGCCCCGAACCTGCCAACGGTGACTTCGCCCGCGCCTACCTGGCCACGGGCCTGGTACCGCTGGGCAAGACCCGGCTGTCGGAGTTCGGTTTCAGCGCGTCGTGCGAACACCCGAGACTGGGGCCCGTACGCAACCCGTGGAACCCGCTGCACACTGCGGGCGCCTCCTCGTCGGGTTCGGGTGCGTTCGTCGCGGCGGGAGCCGTCCCCATCGCGCACGCCAACGACGGGGGCGGGTCGATCCGGATCCCCGCCGCCTGTAACGGGTTGGTCGGCCTCAAGCCGACGCGGGGCCGGCTGCCTCAGGACAAGAACATGCGGATGATGCCGCTGCGCATCGTGTCCGACGGTGTGCTCACCCGGTCGGTGCGTGACACCGCTGCGCTCTACCGGGAGATGGAGAAGGTCTACCGGAATCCCAAACTCCCGCCGATCGGCGACGTCAGCCGCCCGGGCAAGCAGCGGCTGCGCATTGCGGTGTGCACGCAGTCGGTGGTCCACGACGCCGGTCCGGAGATGGCCGAGTTGACCCACAAGACCGCCGCGCTGCTCGAAGAACTCGGTCACCGGATCACGGTGATCGGCAACCCGGTGCAAGCGCGGTTCAAGGACGATTTCCTGCTGTACTGGTCTTTTCTGGCGTACGCGTTGGTGCGCGGGGGGAAGCGGTCTTTCGGGTCGAGCTTCGACCGGGACAAGCTGGACAATCTCACCCTGGGGTTGGAACGGCACGCATCGCGCAATCTGCACCGGCTGCCGGCGGCGATCGCGCGGTTGGCCCGGTCGCGGCGCATCACCGAGCGGCTGTCCAACAGCTATGACGCGGTCCTGATGCCGACTCTGGCCGAGCCCACCCTTGAGATCGGTCGTCTCGACCCGACCGCCGACTACGAGCAGATCATCGACCGGTTGCTCGGCTGGGTGGCGTTCACACCGCTGCAGAACGCGACCGGGGACCCGGCCATCTCGCTGCCGCTGGCGCAGACCCAAACCGGCCTGCCGGTGGGCATGATGCTGTCGGCGACGCGCGGCCGCGAAGCTCTCCTGCTGGAGCTGGCCTACGAGCTCGAGGAAGCCAGGCCCTGGCCGCGCATCCAGGATCCGGTGCCCGCCGCCCCGCGCAAGCGGGCCCGAAAAGCGGTGAGATAA
- a CDS encoding alpha/beta fold hydrolase: MPELTVEPTRTTVDLPCGPVSYLSWATDHTAPTVVLLHGGGVDSASLSWGGIGPRLAEAGYRVIAPDHPGYGCSPPARLPVTQDRLVGYVGEFVHGLDLQRYAIGGLSLGGGMTIGHVLDRPQRVTGAMLLGSYGLMPRLSDGPMSGVRQLVTWVTLRTGLLGAVTRWVGTNRRAMVRSMQALITDPAQVTDALMDEVMAAAGQPEGFSAFEQWQRDQVRWNRLRTDYSGRLSSFPRPALIVHGDRDPGVPVARARAAAELIPDAELKIIAGAGHWVQRDRPDAVLEAMAGFLGGVVGR, from the coding sequence GTGCCGGAGTTGACTGTCGAGCCGACCCGAACCACCGTCGATCTGCCCTGCGGGCCGGTGTCCTATCTCAGCTGGGCCACCGACCACACGGCGCCGACCGTCGTGTTGCTGCACGGTGGAGGCGTGGACAGCGCGTCGTTGTCCTGGGGCGGTATCGGCCCGCGGTTGGCCGAGGCGGGCTACCGCGTGATCGCGCCCGACCATCCCGGCTATGGCTGCAGTCCGCCGGCGCGGTTGCCCGTGACACAGGACCGTTTGGTCGGCTACGTGGGGGAGTTCGTCCACGGACTCGACCTGCAGCGCTACGCGATCGGCGGGCTGTCACTCGGTGGGGGCATGACCATCGGCCATGTCCTGGATCGGCCGCAGCGGGTGACGGGTGCGATGCTGCTGGGCAGTTACGGCCTGATGCCGCGCCTCTCGGACGGGCCGATGTCCGGTGTGCGGCAACTGGTCACGTGGGTGACGCTGCGTACCGGTCTGCTCGGAGCGGTGACGCGGTGGGTGGGCACCAACCGCCGAGCGATGGTGCGCAGCATGCAAGCCCTGATCACCGACCCCGCGCAGGTCACCGATGCGTTGATGGACGAGGTCATGGCTGCCGCGGGCCAACCGGAGGGATTCTCGGCGTTCGAGCAGTGGCAGCGCGATCAGGTCCGGTGGAACCGGCTGCGCACGGACTACAGCGGACGGTTGTCATCGTTTCCCCGCCCGGCGCTGATCGTCCACGGTGACCGTGATCCGGGCGTGCCGGTTGCGCGGGCCCGGGCGGCTGCGGAGCTGATCCCGGATGCGGAGCTCAAAATCATTGCAGGAGCCGGACATTGGGTGCAGCGCGATCGTCCGGACGCTGTGCTCGAGGCGATGGCCGGGTTTCTGGGGGGCGTCGTCGGCCGTTAG